CAGTCCTAAACCGGCGACATAATTACATGGGTTTATAACCATCTACCCTCATTGTTACATCACACAATTAGCATCTGTATGAAGTGCGATACACCAAGTGAAACAAAATCCACCTGCCCAAGGAGCAGATTAGACGATGGTCCCATATATAGAATGATAAAAGTAGTTGCTGAAAGTACCTGACACAATTAATATGGGCCACTCAAATCCCATATCTAGTActccacagccacaatGCTACACCACTGGctatctacaagtagatgttTTTGTGGCGTCGTATCAATCATGTCATCAGGCCGAGTTCTTGCACAGCtgtgaagaagatggaacAGTCATGGTTAGTCACGGatgcagaaaaaataaTTACTGCTTGTATCTTTGTTGACGCACAAGGCATCTCTGGGGATGGCAAGATGCACCAGGTGGTTCAAGTAATTCTCCAAGTAAAAACTAACTATAATACCCCAATCTCACCAAAGAACGATACTCAAGCAATGTAACCGTAAGGGTCGATTTTTGTGCTTATTACCTCCTATACCGGACGCTGTCAATTTTCTAGCATACCTTCTGAATCCATTCCACccttgtactgtagcacaAAAAAGGAGAAAACCCCTACCAGTTTTGTCCCTATCAAACCCCAATAAACTGGTTGAATTAAAAGTGAAACTGCATGaaggcagcagcaccacAACATGTtataaaacaaaacaaaacacaaacatgATGCACAAGACTTCACAAGAAGCCATTAGggtcaaaaaaatatcGCTGCAAGATATTGCTCTCAGTTTGATCTCTCATTTCTTGCTCATTCTTGAAACGGTATCATTCACTACATTTCATGGACTGGGTCCGATGCACATAAtacatttttttccctctaAATAAATCTGTTTTAAAAAAAGACTTAGTTCTCAGCGAGGAGCTGCTCTCGCTTCTCAGCGATTCGAGCGGCTCGTCGCTCTCGGGCAGCTCGGTTCTTGACTCGTCgagcctcggcctcgtccttgagGGCCTTCTCTCGAGTAGcctcagccttggccttgataACGTGCTCGACAACGGCTCGCTTGTGCTTGAAGGTGTTACCCTTGGCGAGCTTGTAAAGCTCGTGGT
This genomic interval from Yarrowia lipolytica chromosome 1E, complete sequence contains the following:
- a CDS encoding 60S ribosomal protein eL19 (Truncated form of YALI0E25025g, similar to uniprot|P05735 Saccharomyces cerevisiae YBR084C-A RPL19A and similar to uniprot|P05735 Saccharomyces cerevisiae YBL027W RPL19B Ribosomal Protein of the Large subunit), with the translated sequence MHSRSRTRALAEAKRAGRHTGFGKRKGTANARMPEQVLWMRRQRVIRRLLSKYREQGKIDKHLYHELYKLAKGNTFKHKRAVVEHVIKAKAEATREKALKDEAEARRVKNRAARERRAARIAEKREQLLAEN